In Methylotenera mobilis JLW8, the following are encoded in one genomic region:
- the argB gene encoding acetylglutamate kinase: MLNQSTAAKKAKTLAEALPYIKRFFDKTIVIKYGGNAMTDEHLKECFAKDVVLLKLVGMNPVVVHGGGPQINEMLDKLGKKGEFIQGMRVTDEETMDVVEMVLGGQVNKEIVNLINRHGGKAVGLTGQDGNFIHAHKLLIADKDDATKMIDIGQVGEISAIDPSIINFLDTGDFIPVVAPIGVGADGETYNINADVVAGKLAEILNAEKLILLTNTPGVLDKNGELLTGLTPRQIDDMVADGTLSGGMLPKISSALDAARSGVKAVHIIDGRVEHALLLEVLTDEGVGTLIKAK, encoded by the coding sequence ATGCTAAACCAATCAACCGCTGCAAAAAAAGCAAAGACGCTGGCTGAGGCGTTACCCTATATCAAACGTTTTTTTGATAAAACTATCGTCATTAAATACGGCGGCAACGCCATGACCGATGAGCACTTGAAAGAGTGTTTCGCCAAAGACGTAGTATTGTTGAAGCTGGTTGGGATGAACCCGGTAGTAGTACATGGTGGTGGCCCGCAAATCAACGAAATGCTGGATAAACTGGGTAAAAAAGGCGAGTTTATCCAAGGCATGCGCGTGACCGATGAAGAAACCATGGATGTGGTGGAAATGGTGCTCGGCGGCCAAGTAAACAAAGAGATTGTAAACTTAATCAATCGCCACGGCGGTAAAGCAGTTGGCCTGACTGGCCAGGACGGCAATTTCATTCACGCACACAAGCTCTTGATAGCAGATAAAGATGACGCCACCAAAATGATTGATATTGGGCAAGTCGGCGAGATTTCCGCCATCGACCCTAGCATTATCAACTTTTTAGACACGGGTGACTTTATCCCTGTGGTTGCCCCGATTGGCGTAGGCGCAGACGGCGAAACCTACAATATCAATGCCGACGTGGTAGCTGGCAAATTGGCTGAAATACTGAATGCAGAAAAGCTCATTCTGCTCACCAACACACCGGGCGTACTAGATAAAAATGGCGAGCTACTTACTGGCTTAACACCAAGACAAATTGATGACATGGTGGCAGATGGCACGCTATCTGGCGGCATGCTGCCTAAAATCAGTTCCGCCTTAGATGCCGCACGCAGCGGTGTAAAAGCTGTTCACATTATTGACGGCCGTGTAGAGCACGCCTTGCTGCTAGAAGTACTGACAGATGAAGGCGTAGGAACTTTAATTAAAGCAAAATAA
- a CDS encoding pyrimidine 5'-nucleotidase: MSRIWIFDLDDTLHNASAHIFPVMNRSMTQYIMNELAMNEPDAHALRQHYWRIYGATLKGLMRHHGTDPHHFLHETHRLANLPDMVIQTRRLKHMLKSLSGRKLVFTNAPRSYAMRVLELLGIADLFELVFSVESTQFHAKPSARGFQRLLQTINAQASDCIMLEDSLPALMTAKRLGMRTIWVSKQLNKPNFVDYRLTSVLALTHIKL; encoded by the coding sequence ATGAGCAGAATCTGGATTTTTGACCTGGACGACACACTGCATAATGCCAGTGCACATATCTTCCCGGTGATGAACCGCAGCATGACGCAATACATCATGAACGAGCTTGCAATGAATGAGCCCGACGCCCACGCATTACGTCAGCACTACTGGCGAATTTATGGCGCCACGCTCAAAGGACTCATGCGCCACCACGGGACAGACCCACATCATTTTCTGCATGAAACCCATCGCCTTGCCAACTTGCCAGACATGGTGATTCAAACCAGACGCCTGAAACACATGCTGAAATCACTCTCAGGACGTAAGTTAGTATTCACCAACGCCCCGCGTAGCTACGCCATGCGAGTGCTGGAATTACTGGGTATCGCAGATCTATTTGAACTGGTTTTCAGTGTGGAATCTACACAATTTCATGCCAAACCGTCGGCGCGTGGCTTTCAGCGCTTACTCCAAACCATTAACGCCCAAGCCAGCGACTGCATTATGCTGGAAGACAGCTTACCCGCACTGATGACAGCTAAGCGCCTAGGCATGAGGACGATTTGGGTATCCAAGCAGTTAAATAAACCAAATTTTGTTGATTATCGCCTAACCTCAGTGTTAGCACTTACTCACATTAAGCTATAA
- the slmA gene encoding nucleoid occlusion factor SlmA, whose translation MAGERKQQILETLAKMLESPKREKITTASLAAKLEVSEAALYRHFANKAQMFEGLILFIEETIFGLINKISSEEPEGLRQVQRIVTMLMVFAEKNSGMTRVLIGDALVNEDDKLQLRINQLYDRIEVTLKQCLRIAETQTGQKQDAEAQANLIVCYIIGRWNQYAKSGFKRKPTEFIEQQLPNLL comes from the coding sequence ATGGCCGGCGAACGTAAACAGCAAATTTTAGAAACTTTGGCAAAAATGCTGGAATCTCCAAAAAGAGAGAAAATCACAACCGCATCATTAGCCGCAAAATTAGAAGTGAGTGAAGCTGCGCTTTACCGCCATTTTGCAAACAAAGCACAAATGTTTGAAGGTTTGATTTTGTTTATTGAAGAAACCATTTTTGGCCTGATTAACAAAATTAGCAGCGAAGAGCCAGAAGGCCTCAGACAAGTACAGCGCATTGTCACCATGCTCATGGTGTTTGCAGAAAAAAACTCTGGCATGACGCGCGTACTAATTGGCGATGCGCTGGTGAATGAAGATGACAAATTGCAATTACGTATTAACCAACTATATGACCGCATTGAAGTCACACTGAAACAATGTTTGCGTATTGCAGAAACGCAAACCGGTCAGAAGCAAGATGCTGAAGCACAGGCAAACTTAATCGTTTGCTACATTATCGGCCGCTGGAACCAATACGCAAAAAGCGGATTCAAACGCAAACCTACAGAGTTTATTGAGCAACAACTACCTAATTTACTCTAA
- a CDS encoding DUF2788 domain-containing protein codes for MEGTIFGFTEAQITEFGMTFGVGGLMLLMLFIVGHLAWESKAGKFGAFVLFLGLTFGLVGYIAKYFIQNSLGI; via the coding sequence TTGGAAGGCACAATTTTTGGCTTCACTGAAGCACAAATCACTGAATTTGGTATGACATTTGGCGTTGGCGGCTTGATGCTATTAATGTTGTTTATTGTGGGTCATCTGGCTTGGGAGTCAAAAGCCGGCAAATTTGGGGCATTTGTACTGTTTCTGGGGCTGACCTTTGGGCTGGTGGGCTATATTGCTAAGTACTTTATTCAGAACTCGCTGGGCATTTAA
- a CDS encoding multifunctional CCA addition/repair protein: protein MQTYIVGGAVRDELLGYAIKDKDYVVVGSTPEQMVAAGFRPVGKDFPVFLHPVTQAEYALARTERKTAKGYKGFAVHASPEVTLEQDLARRDLTINAIAKSESGELVDPFNGIADIQAKTLRHVSAAFVEDPVRILRIARFAARFTDFHVAPETLSLMQIMVDAGEVDALVVERVWQEIAKGLMESQPSRMFNVLRACGALQRIMPELDKLWGVPQPPQYHPEVDTGVHVMLVVDYAAQQNFTLPVRFAALMHDLGKGTTPQDILPRHIGHEERGVHLVKDLCKRLRVPNDCRELALMVTKFHGKLYQSLAMRPDTLLQFLIQLDAIRQPSRLKEFLQACEADSRGRTGFEQCPTPAADLMLKVLDAALSIDAGAIASAYTEVEKIKAAIFDARVNAIKGVL from the coding sequence ATGCAAACTTATATCGTAGGGGGAGCTGTACGAGACGAGTTGCTGGGCTATGCGATTAAAGATAAAGATTATGTCGTTGTCGGCAGTACACCCGAGCAGATGGTGGCAGCCGGCTTTAGGCCAGTAGGCAAGGATTTTCCGGTGTTTTTGCATCCGGTTACTCAGGCAGAGTATGCGCTGGCACGTACCGAGCGTAAAACCGCCAAAGGTTATAAGGGTTTTGCTGTACATGCCTCGCCAGAGGTTACTTTGGAGCAAGATCTAGCGCGGCGTGACCTCACTATCAATGCCATTGCCAAAAGCGAGTCTGGCGAACTGGTAGACCCTTTTAACGGTATTGCCGATATTCAAGCCAAAACCCTGCGCCACGTTAGCGCTGCCTTTGTTGAAGACCCAGTGCGTATTTTGCGTATTGCGCGTTTTGCTGCACGCTTTACTGATTTTCATGTGGCGCCAGAAACGCTAAGCCTGATGCAGATAATGGTTGATGCAGGCGAGGTGGATGCCTTGGTTGTCGAGCGCGTATGGCAGGAGATTGCCAAGGGCTTAATGGAATCGCAGCCGTCACGCATGTTCAATGTATTACGTGCATGCGGCGCATTGCAAAGAATCATGCCAGAGTTAGATAAGTTGTGGGGTGTGCCGCAGCCTCCTCAATATCACCCGGAGGTGGATACCGGTGTGCATGTGATGTTGGTAGTGGATTATGCTGCTCAGCAAAATTTTACGCTGCCGGTGCGTTTTGCCGCATTAATGCATGACTTAGGCAAAGGCACTACGCCACAAGATATTTTACCTAGGCATATCGGTCATGAAGAGCGTGGAGTGCATCTGGTAAAAGACCTATGCAAGCGCTTGCGGGTGCCCAATGACTGTAGAGAATTGGCGCTGATGGTGACTAAATTTCACGGCAAGCTTTATCAGTCATTAGCCATGCGTCCTGATACGCTGCTGCAATTCTTGATTCAACTGGATGCCATCCGCCAGCCATCTAGGCTAAAAGAGTTTTTACAGGCTTGCGAGGCCGATTCCCGTGGCAGGACGGGGTTTGAGCAGTGCCCTACACCTGCTGCGGATTTAATGCTAAAAGTATTAGATGCGGCATTGAGTATTGATGCGGGTGCTATTGCTAGCGCTTACACTGAGGTGGAAAAAATCAAGGCAGCGATTTTTGATGCCAGAGTTAATGCCATTAAAGGCGTGCTTTAG
- a CDS encoding complex I NDUFA9 subunit family protein: MQLSKICVLGGSGFVGSAIVAKLDAAGYAVTVLTRRREAAKHLFLLPNVTVVECDVLDYHALNTVLRGTDAVINLIGILHQGHHASFNAIHHQLPAQLAKICADLGIKRLIQMSSLGAHEHAPSQYLRTKAAGEAALKALQDKINITIFKPSIIFGRGDKFTNLFATLIKLLPVVVLAKPNAKFQPIWVEDVASCFVNSLQNMDTYGQTYELAGPKVYTFRELLQQIMHVLSIQRPIIGLNNTLSYVQALIMEFLPVKLMSRDNIKSMEVDSVSQQPLPAVLVVEPSALEAVLPEYLVDRNARGAYDRFRSAAAR, encoded by the coding sequence ATGCAGTTAAGCAAAATATGTGTGTTGGGCGGTTCAGGATTTGTCGGTAGTGCGATTGTTGCCAAGCTGGATGCGGCTGGTTATGCAGTAACCGTGTTGACGCGCAGAAGAGAGGCAGCCAAGCATTTATTCTTGTTACCTAATGTGACTGTGGTCGAGTGTGATGTGCTGGATTACCATGCTTTAAATACCGTACTTAGGGGAACTGACGCTGTGATTAACTTGATTGGTATTTTGCATCAAGGCCATCATGCAAGTTTTAATGCAATTCACCACCAGTTGCCGGCGCAACTGGCCAAGATTTGTGCTGATTTGGGCATCAAACGCCTTATTCAAATGAGCAGCTTGGGTGCGCATGAGCATGCACCTAGCCAGTATCTACGCACTAAAGCGGCCGGGGAAGCGGCATTAAAAGCACTGCAGGACAAAATCAATATCACCATATTTAAGCCATCCATCATTTTTGGGCGCGGAGATAAATTTACCAATCTCTTTGCAACGCTGATTAAGCTGTTGCCAGTGGTCGTGTTGGCTAAGCCTAACGCTAAGTTTCAACCAATCTGGGTGGAAGATGTCGCTAGTTGTTTTGTGAATAGCCTGCAAAACATGGATACCTATGGTCAGACTTATGAGTTGGCTGGGCCTAAAGTGTATACCTTCCGTGAACTGCTGCAGCAAATCATGCACGTCTTGTCAATTCAACGCCCGATTATTGGCTTGAATAATACACTTTCCTATGTGCAGGCTTTAATCATGGAGTTTTTGCCTGTTAAGTTAATGTCACGTGACAATATCAAGTCTATGGAGGTTGATAGCGTTAGCCAGCAGCCACTGCCTGCTGTTTTAGTGGTAGAACCTAGTGCATTGGAGGCGGTGCTGCCTGAGTACTTGGTCGATCGTAACGCACGCGGTGCGTATGACCGTTTCCGTAGTGCGGCAGCACGCTAA
- a CDS encoding lytic transglycosylase domain-containing protein translates to MFNPFEKLSQLAVLKQLSKLCLGALLVSGQVAAMSDQALFDHAREAYAKKNELALAEDVSQLNSQQYILAPYAAYWLMLLRLDQADNAEVQAFLTQYADMVFADRLRGEWLKKLGKKQDWALFFEHYPNFKRTDATVECYALYGKHQFDSQEVSTQVKKIWMSSADLPSSCTSLFDAMQETGALATSDIWARLRLALQDGKLSVAKSIVARLANFDKNNLELLAVAEQTPKLLLTSKTVTVRINNKKTVLKTPSFKARDDIEVNLYALDRLARTNIVEAVAVNQSLQERWSAQDAAFAWGRIAYHAARTHHPQALEFYAKANETPLDKEQLAWMARAAMRAQNWDMLLDAIGKMAPEQQQEGAWRYWKGRALKEKSMVVEANKILGPLSTERHYYGWLALEELGSVVNNPQQQYTPVEQEVMAIASQPGIKRALELQKQDMRWEAKAEWVWVTRDYDDKQLLAAAEYAQRQKWYDVAISTADNTKQLHDFNLRYPIPYRDLFRAAALNENVDEAWIYGLTRQESRFMHYAKSGVGASGLMQLMPATAKWAAQRMGLSDYSQDMIHDLKYNVGIGTYYMRYTLETMSGQAVMATAAYNAGPSRARRWAADEPMEAAIYIESIPYGETRSYVQKVMANAQIYAPKLGYPVQTLKARMGTIPGRAKPEVILADVD, encoded by the coding sequence ATGTTTAATCCATTTGAAAAATTATCCCAACTAGCAGTGCTTAAGCAGCTTAGTAAGCTGTGCCTGGGCGCACTGCTAGTGTCAGGCCAAGTTGCTGCAATGTCAGACCAAGCTCTGTTTGACCATGCGCGCGAAGCCTATGCCAAAAAGAATGAATTAGCGTTGGCTGAGGACGTTAGTCAACTCAATAGTCAGCAATACATACTGGCACCGTATGCGGCTTATTGGTTAATGCTACTCAGGCTGGACCAAGCTGACAATGCCGAAGTGCAGGCATTTTTAACCCAATATGCAGACATGGTATTTGCAGACCGTTTACGTGGTGAATGGCTGAAAAAACTGGGAAAAAAACAAGACTGGGCGTTGTTTTTTGAACACTACCCAAACTTCAAACGTACTGATGCTACGGTGGAGTGTTATGCGCTATATGGCAAACATCAGTTTGATAGTCAGGAAGTATCTACACAGGTTAAGAAAATATGGATGAGCTCGGCAGATTTGCCAAGCAGCTGCACGTCTTTATTTGATGCGATGCAAGAGACCGGCGCGTTAGCGACGAGTGATATCTGGGCAAGGTTGCGCCTAGCCTTGCAGGATGGCAAGCTCAGCGTGGCCAAGAGCATAGTTGCGCGCTTAGCTAACTTTGATAAAAACAACTTAGAGTTACTGGCGGTGGCAGAGCAAACGCCAAAACTGCTGCTCACCAGCAAAACCGTGACAGTTAGAATTAACAATAAAAAAACAGTATTAAAAACACCGTCGTTTAAAGCGAGAGATGATATAGAGGTCAATTTATATGCATTAGATAGATTGGCACGTACCAATATAGTAGAGGCGGTTGCGGTCAATCAGTCCTTGCAAGAGCGCTGGTCTGCACAGGATGCTGCTTTTGCATGGGGGCGTATTGCTTATCATGCAGCACGCACGCACCACCCTCAGGCGCTTGAGTTCTATGCCAAAGCTAATGAAACGCCGTTAGATAAAGAGCAGTTAGCATGGATGGCACGCGCCGCAATGCGCGCCCAAAACTGGGACATGTTGTTGGATGCCATTGGTAAAATGGCACCGGAGCAACAGCAAGAGGGCGCCTGGCGCTATTGGAAAGGCCGTGCGTTAAAAGAGAAGTCGATGGTGGTAGAGGCTAACAAGATATTAGGCCCACTTTCTACCGAGCGTCATTACTATGGCTGGCTAGCACTAGAGGAGCTGGGCAGCGTGGTGAATAATCCGCAGCAGCAATATACACCAGTAGAGCAAGAGGTGATGGCGATTGCCAGCCAACCGGGTATTAAACGTGCACTAGAGTTGCAAAAGCAGGATATGCGCTGGGAGGCTAAGGCAGAGTGGGTGTGGGTAACGCGCGACTATGATGATAAACAGCTGCTGGCTGCCGCAGAGTATGCGCAGCGGCAGAAATGGTACGATGTGGCGATTAGTACCGCTGACAATACCAAGCAGCTGCATGATTTTAACTTGCGTTATCCCATCCCTTACCGTGATTTATTCCGTGCGGCAGCCTTAAATGAGAATGTAGATGAGGCTTGGATTTATGGTTTAACCCGTCAGGAAAGCCGTTTTATGCATTATGCCAAGTCTGGAGTAGGCGCTTCTGGCCTGATGCAACTGATGCCGGCTACCGCTAAATGGGCAGCGCAGCGCATGGGGTTGAGCGACTATAGCCAAGATATGATACATGACCTTAAGTACAACGTTGGCATAGGTACCTATTACATGCGCTATACCTTGGAAACCATGAGCGGCCAGGCCGTGATGGCCACCGCGGCATATAACGCGGGCCCTAGCCGTGCACGGCGCTGGGCGGCTGATGAGCCGATGGAGGCTGCCATTTATATTGAGTCTATTCCCTATGGCGAAACCAGAAGCTATGTACAAAAGGTAATGGCAAACGCACAGATATATGCACCTAAACTCGGTTATCCGGTGCAGACATTAAAAGCTAGAATGGGGACGATTCCAGGGCGAGCCAAGCCAGAGGTGATATTGGCGGACGTTGATTAG
- the lpxC gene encoding UDP-3-O-acyl-N-acetylglucosamine deacetylase yields MLKQRTLKKAISATGVGLHNGEKVTLTLRPAAPDTGIVFKRVDLPQPNEIVATPGVVHDTRMCSALEANGARVATVEHVMSALAGLGVDNVYVEVDASEIPIMDGSSGPFVFLLQEAGLVEQAAAKKFIRITKTIEVKEGDKWVRFEPYHGFKIDFTIDFNHPVFENSGNNVKIDFAADSYIKEISRARTFGFMHEVEYLRSNGLARGGSLDNAIVLDEYRVLNADGLRYDDEFVKHKVLDAIGDLYMLGHPILGAFYAYKSGHSLNNQLLRALMQDTTAWEYTTFEKQEDAPATFLSQPAQLLAKTAY; encoded by the coding sequence ATGTTAAAGCAACGTACACTTAAAAAAGCGATAAGCGCCACAGGCGTTGGATTGCACAATGGCGAAAAGGTTACTCTTACCCTGCGCCCTGCTGCACCTGACACTGGTATTGTTTTCAAACGGGTTGATCTGCCTCAGCCCAATGAAATCGTGGCGACTCCAGGCGTAGTGCATGACACAAGAATGTGCTCTGCGCTGGAGGCCAACGGCGCGCGCGTTGCTACAGTTGAGCATGTGATGTCTGCACTGGCTGGTTTGGGTGTAGATAATGTGTATGTAGAGGTGGACGCTTCTGAAATTCCGATTATGGATGGAAGCTCAGGCCCTTTTGTATTTTTACTGCAGGAGGCTGGCCTAGTTGAGCAAGCCGCTGCAAAAAAATTCATACGTATTACCAAAACAATAGAAGTAAAAGAGGGCGATAAGTGGGTGCGGTTTGAGCCTTATCATGGCTTTAAAATTGATTTCACCATTGATTTTAATCACCCAGTGTTTGAAAACTCGGGTAATAACGTCAAAATTGATTTTGCCGCCGATTCTTATATTAAAGAAATCAGCCGTGCGCGCACTTTTGGCTTTATGCATGAGGTTGAGTATTTGCGATCTAATGGCTTGGCGCGTGGCGGCAGCCTAGATAACGCAATTGTGCTCGATGAGTATCGCGTACTGAATGCGGATGGCCTGCGTTACGACGATGAGTTTGTGAAGCACAAGGTGTTGGACGCGATTGGCGATTTGTATATGTTGGGTCATCCAATCTTGGGGGCTTTTTATGCTTACAAATCCGGACACTCTTTGAATAATCAGCTGTTGCGCGCGTTGATGCAAGATACCACAGCGTGGGAATACACCACCTTTGAAAAGCAAGAAGATGCGCCCGCTACTTTTTTGTCGCAGCCAGCCCAGTTGCTAGCCAAGACTGCTTATTAA
- the ftsZ gene encoding cell division protein FtsZ: protein MFEIMEKNSQEAVIKVIGVGGCGGNAVAHMIEKNVGGVEFICANTDMQALKKSQAKTVLQIGEAMTRGLGAGAKPEVGREAALEDRDAIAELIDGADMLFITAGMGGGTGTGAAPVIAQIAKEMGILTVAVVTKPFSFEGKRTKVASDGLDELSKYVDSLIVIPNEKLMEVLGEDVPFLEAFRAANDVLHNAVSGIAEIINCAGMVNVDFADVRTVMSEMGMAMMGSALATGPDRARIAAEQAVASPLLEDVNLANARGVLVNITTSTAFKMKEYYDVMNTIKEFTAEDATVIVGNVFDDSMGDGLRVTMVATGLTGAQRRQQKPELRVMPQQVVRDGTTNQPIFVGNANIATDDEAPAVFGSNSRRAQVEAMKMSGVEEYDIPAFLRKQAD, encoded by the coding sequence ATGTTTGAGATTATGGAAAAAAATTCGCAAGAAGCCGTGATTAAGGTCATCGGTGTGGGTGGTTGCGGTGGCAATGCAGTGGCACACATGATTGAAAAAAATGTGGGCGGTGTTGAATTTATTTGCGCCAATACCGATATGCAAGCTTTGAAAAAGAGCCAAGCAAAAACTGTATTGCAAATTGGTGAGGCAATGACGCGCGGTTTGGGCGCTGGTGCTAAACCAGAAGTAGGCCGTGAAGCTGCTTTGGAAGACCGTGACGCAATTGCAGAGTTAATCGATGGCGCCGATATGCTGTTTATCACGGCTGGTATGGGTGGTGGTACTGGTACCGGCGCTGCACCTGTGATTGCACAAATCGCGAAAGAGATGGGTATTTTAACGGTTGCAGTCGTGACTAAGCCTTTCTCATTTGAAGGGAAACGCACTAAAGTGGCATCTGATGGTCTAGATGAGTTATCAAAGTATGTGGACTCACTGATTGTGATTCCAAATGAGAAATTGATGGAAGTATTGGGCGAAGATGTACCGTTCCTAGAAGCATTTAGAGCCGCAAACGATGTATTGCACAACGCAGTATCTGGCATTGCTGAAATCATCAATTGCGCAGGTATGGTGAACGTGGACTTTGCAGACGTACGCACTGTCATGTCTGAAATGGGGATGGCGATGATGGGTTCTGCATTGGCAACCGGTCCGGACCGTGCACGTATCGCAGCTGAACAAGCGGTAGCAAGCCCATTGCTGGAAGATGTCAACTTGGCGAACGCGCGTGGCGTTTTAGTGAATATCACCACATCAACTGCTTTCAAAATGAAAGAGTACTACGATGTGATGAACACCATTAAAGAGTTCACCGCAGAAGATGCGACCGTGATTGTAGGTAATGTGTTTGATGACAGCATGGGTGATGGTCTGCGTGTAACGATGGTGGCAACTGGCTTGACTGGTGCACAACGCCGTCAACAAAAACCAGAGTTACGTGTAATGCCACAACAAGTGGTGCGTGATGGTACGACTAACCAACCGATTTTTGTTGGTAATGCCAATATCGCTACCGATGATGAAGCACCGGCAGTATTTGGTTCAAACAGCCGCCGTGCGCAAGTGGAAGCGATGAAAATGTCAGGGGTTGAAGAATATGACATCCCAGCATTTTTGCGCAAACAAGCTGACTAA
- the ftsA gene encoding cell division protein FtsA has protein sequence MSRIKEDKNLIVGLDIGTSKIVAIVAELQPEGTLKVIGLGQHVSRGLKKGVVVNIESTMQSIQRALEEAELMADCKINNVFTGIAGSHIKSLNSHGMVKIKDAEVSQMDVDRVIETARAIALPADQQILHILTQEFIIDGQEDVREPLGMSGMKLEVKVHIVTGAVAAAQNIVKCIKRCGIEVSDLILQPLASSLAVLTEDEKELGVCLVDIGGGTTDIAVFKQGAIRHTAVVPIAGDQMTNDVAVAFRTPTQSAEDIKIKHGCALRQLADPREVVEVPGVDGRDPRQLSVQTLAEVLEPRVVELYELVLNELRRSGMEDMIASGIVITGGSAMMRGMVELGEEIFHMPVRLGMPRYVGGLSEVVSNPRYATGVGLVLMGKQQLERHLTGQMESSSFGRILERMKSWFQGNF, from the coding sequence ATGAGCAGAATTAAAGAAGATAAGAATTTGATTGTAGGCTTGGATATTGGCACATCAAAAATTGTGGCGATTGTTGCTGAGTTGCAGCCAGAAGGTACGTTGAAGGTAATCGGCTTAGGTCAGCATGTATCACGCGGCTTGAAAAAAGGCGTTGTAGTGAATATCGAATCTACGATGCAGTCAATTCAGCGCGCATTGGAAGAAGCTGAGCTGATGGCTGATTGCAAAATCAATAACGTGTTTACCGGCATCGCTGGCAGCCATATCAAGAGCCTGAATTCACACGGCATGGTGAAGATTAAGGATGCTGAAGTTTCGCAAATGGACGTAGACCGCGTGATTGAAACTGCACGTGCGATTGCACTGCCAGCCGATCAGCAGATTCTGCATATCCTGACCCAAGAATTCATCATCGATGGCCAAGAAGATGTACGTGAGCCATTAGGCATGAGTGGCATGAAGTTGGAAGTGAAAGTGCATATCGTGACCGGTGCGGTAGCCGCGGCGCAAAATATCGTGAAGTGCATTAAACGTTGCGGCATTGAGGTCAGTGATTTGATCTTGCAGCCTTTGGCTTCTAGCCTGGCTGTGCTGACTGAAGATGAAAAAGAGCTAGGTGTTTGCCTGGTAGACATTGGCGGCGGTACTACGGATATTGCAGTGTTCAAACAAGGCGCGATTCGCCATACCGCGGTGGTGCCTATCGCGGGTGACCAAATGACCAATGATGTAGCGGTAGCTTTCCGTACCCCTACGCAGTCAGCAGAAGATATCAAGATCAAGCACGGCTGCGCATTACGCCAGTTAGCTGACCCACGTGAAGTGGTGGAAGTGCCAGGAGTAGACGGTAGGGATCCACGTCAGCTATCTGTACAGACATTGGCTGAGGTGTTAGAGCCACGTGTGGTGGAGCTCTATGAGTTGGTGCTGAATGAATTACGCCGTAGCGGCATGGAAGACATGATTGCATCAGGCATCGTTATCACTGGCGGTTCCGCCATGATGCGCGGCATGGTGGAATTGGGTGAAGAAATATTCCATATGCCGGTACGTTTAGGTATGCCACGTTATGTGGGCGGCTTGTCAGAAGTGGTAAGCAATCCAAGGTATGCCACTGGTGTAGGCCTAGTGTTAATGGGCAAGCAGCAGTTGGAGCGCCATTTAACCGGTCAGATGGAATCAAGTTCATTCGGACGCATTTTAGAAAGAATGAAGAGCTGGTTTCAAGGTAACTTTTAA
- a CDS encoding cell division protein FtsQ/DivIB, with the protein MWDKPALLNWIANLLYAISMVVMLYAAVYVVVHLPIFPLREVKVDGELHHVSREQVKLIVAKHLKGNFFTLDLINARDAFEKLPWARSVSVRRRWPDKLEVVIEEHEALARWGSTALVNKQGELFHAASGSDLPVFYGPDNGVIEVASQYDSLNKVLQSANLEVATLALTPRRAWQVTTTNGIVLELGRVEMQPRLEKFANIYSSTLVGLNKKITYVDLRYPSGFAVRRPTAVVNTGKVASADGSQKAVEAVKPSASDSKAMKSDTVKKRTGTVT; encoded by the coding sequence ATGTGGGATAAACCTGCATTACTGAACTGGATAGCTAACCTACTGTACGCCATCAGTATGGTAGTGATGCTATACGCAGCGGTATATGTGGTGGTACATTTGCCGATTTTTCCGCTACGCGAAGTGAAGGTGGACGGTGAGCTGCACCATGTAAGCCGTGAACAGGTGAAGCTGATTGTCGCCAAGCATTTAAAAGGTAACTTTTTTACGCTGGATTTAATCAATGCCCGCGATGCGTTTGAAAAGTTACCTTGGGCACGCAGTGTGAGTGTGCGTCGCCGCTGGCCAGATAAGTTGGAAGTGGTGATTGAAGAGCATGAGGCACTGGCGCGCTGGGGTAGCACGGCGTTGGTGAATAAGCAGGGTGAATTGTTTCATGCGGCTTCTGGCAGTGATTTGCCAGTGTTTTACGGGCCAGATAACGGCGTGATTGAAGTGGCATCACAATATGACTCGTTAAATAAAGTGCTACAAAGCGCTAATTTAGAAGTGGCAACGCTAGCGTTAACGCCAAGACGTGCTTGGCAGGTGACAACCACCAACGGCATCGTGCTGGAGCTGGGCCGAGTGGAAATGCAGCCGAGATTGGAGAAGTTTGCCAATATTTATAGCAGTACTTTGGTAGGGCTGAATAAAAAAATTACTTATGTAGATTTACGTTATCCCAGCGGTTTTGCGGTACGTAGGCCGACAGCGGTAGTGAATACGGGAAAAGTTGCTAGTGCGGATGGCAGCCAAAAAGCGGTAGAGGCAGTAAAACCAAGCGCTAGCGATAGCAAGGCGATGAAAAGCGACACAGTGAAAAAACGTACGGGAACCGTGACCTAA